One window of Acidobacteriota bacterium genomic DNA carries:
- a CDS encoding methylmalonyl-CoA mutase family protein, giving the protein MANDSRDDDSRRTSSGIPIQGSYGPGDRPNGGDRHAERPGEYPFSRGLYREMYRKRLWTMRQYAGYSTADESNRRYRYLLDQGTTGLSVAFDLPTQIGYDSDEPVALGEVGRVGVAIDSIDDMRRLFDRIPLDRVTTSMTINSTAATLLALYLVVAEDQGVPWEKVGGTVQNDILKEYAARGTYIYPPGPSLKLVTDIIAFCADRVPRWNTISVSGYHIREAGSTAVQEVAFTLANGLCYLEAALERGLDIDAFAPRVSFFFNAHNNFLEEVAKFRAARRLWAKLVKERFAPTDERSLWLRFHTQTAGSTLTAQQPQNNVVRVAVQALAAVCGGTQSLHTNALDEALGLPTQPAARLALRTQQVIAHESGIADVADPFGGSWAIEAWTDEIERRALEYIEKIDQMGGARAAIEQGFQQNEIADAAYAYQRALEERDVTVVGVNAYPSEDEIAPEVLEIDPRQEKQQVERLRAFKASRDGAATSGALEALEGAAREDRNLMPEILAAVRANASLGEVSHTLRRVYGEHRDAGFD; this is encoded by the coding sequence ATGGCCAACGATTCACGAGACGACGACAGCCGCCGAACCAGTTCCGGGATTCCCATCCAGGGGAGCTACGGCCCCGGCGACCGGCCAAACGGCGGCGACCGCCACGCCGAGCGGCCCGGAGAGTACCCCTTCAGCCGCGGGCTCTATCGCGAGATGTACCGCAAGCGCCTTTGGACCATGCGGCAGTACGCCGGCTACTCCACCGCCGACGAATCGAACCGGCGCTATCGCTATCTGCTCGATCAGGGCACGACGGGTCTGTCCGTCGCCTTCGACCTACCCACCCAGATCGGCTACGACTCGGACGAACCGGTAGCCCTCGGCGAGGTCGGCCGGGTGGGAGTGGCGATCGACTCGATCGACGACATGCGGCGGCTGTTTGACCGGATCCCCCTCGACCGGGTGACTACTTCGATGACCATCAACTCGACGGCGGCCACCCTGCTGGCGCTGTATCTGGTGGTGGCCGAAGATCAGGGGGTACCGTGGGAGAAAGTGGGTGGCACCGTCCAGAACGACATCTTGAAGGAGTATGCCGCCCGCGGCACCTACATCTACCCGCCGGGGCCCTCCCTCAAGCTGGTGACGGACATCATCGCCTTCTGCGCCGACCGGGTGCCGCGCTGGAACACCATCTCGGTTTCCGGCTACCACATCCGCGAGGCCGGCTCGACGGCGGTGCAGGAAGTGGCCTTCACCTTGGCCAACGGCCTTTGCTACCTCGAAGCCGCCCTCGAGCGCGGCCTGGACATCGACGCCTTCGCGCCCCGGGTCTCGTTTTTCTTCAACGCCCACAACAATTTCCTCGAAGAGGTAGCGAAATTTCGCGCCGCTCGGCGGCTGTGGGCGAAGCTGGTCAAGGAACGCTTCGCACCCACTGACGAGCGTTCCCTGTGGCTGCGCTTCCACACCCAGACGGCGGGCTCCACCCTCACCGCCCAGCAGCCGCAGAACAACGTGGTGCGGGTGGCCGTCCAGGCCCTGGCGGCGGTCTGCGGCGGCACCCAATCGCTCCACACCAACGCGCTCGACGAAGCCTTGGGGCTGCCCACCCAGCCGGCGGCCCGGCTGGCGCTTCGCACCCAGCAGGTGATCGCCCACGAGAGCGGCATCGCCGACGTGGCCGACCCCTTCGGCGGCTCCTGGGCGATCGAGGCCTGGACCGACGAGATCGAACGCCGAGCCCTCGAGTACATCGAGAAGATCGATCAGATGGGAGGCGCCCGGGCAGCCATTGAGCAGGGATTCCAACAAAACGAGATCGCCGATGCGGCCTACGCCTACCAGCGGGCCCTGGAGGAACGAGACGTCACGGTGGTGGGGGTCAACGCCTACCCCTCGGAAGACGAGATCGCGCCGGAGGTGCTCGAAATCGACCCACGACAGGAAAAACAGCAAGTCGAACGCCTGCGGGCCTTCAAGGCGAGCCGCGACGGCGCGGCGACGAGCGGGGCCCTCGAAGCCCTCGAAGGGGCCGCCCGGGAGGACCGCAACCTGATGCCCGAGATTCTCGCCGCGGTACGCGCCAACGCATCCCTCGGCGAGGTGTCGCACACCCTGCGCCGGGTGTATGGCGAGCACCGAGACGCCGGATTCGACTGA
- a CDS encoding VWA domain-containing protein, with amino-acid sequence MLPRRPLSPSRLAAVRPVGTYVVLALMLMLRSTPGGSAAAQEGFSESISVSLVLVPVVVRERDGGLVTHLDRKDFRLEVAGQEIPIETFDEGGEIPVSLVFLQDLSGSMGNGGKLEVSRHTLEYFLARAKARDEMALASFTDGRLGIDIPFTQDHAVLREALQLWQPYGTTALHDAVAWIPEISDEGRHPKRAVVLVTDGIDNASTIEPALARQMVQKARLPVYVIGLGEDSAAVEGSYAQLLQRLARTTGGRYFAAAAPTDVARAASTVVNELRSQFVLGFRAQSSEAPAFRAIRVRVKGGARSVEHRKGYRGGPPARR; translated from the coding sequence ATGCTCCCGCGACGCCCATTGTCTCCCTCGCGCCTGGCGGCGGTCCGCCCGGTCGGTACGTACGTTGTCCTCGCCCTGATGCTGATGCTCCGGTCGACACCCGGCGGCTCGGCGGCGGCGCAAGAGGGGTTTTCGGAGTCCATTTCGGTCAGCCTGGTGCTGGTGCCGGTGGTGGTGCGGGAGCGCGACGGGGGCCTGGTCACCCACCTGGATCGGAAGGACTTTCGCCTGGAGGTGGCGGGGCAAGAGATCCCCATCGAAACCTTCGACGAAGGCGGCGAGATCCCGGTGAGCCTGGTCTTTCTCCAGGACCTCTCCGGCAGCATGGGCAACGGCGGCAAGCTCGAGGTTTCACGGCACACCCTCGAGTACTTTCTCGCTCGGGCCAAGGCAAGGGACGAGATGGCTCTGGCCAGCTTCACCGACGGCCGGCTGGGCATCGACATCCCGTTCACCCAGGACCACGCGGTGCTCCGCGAAGCCCTCCAACTGTGGCAGCCCTACGGCACCACGGCGCTGCACGATGCCGTCGCCTGGATTCCGGAAATCAGCGACGAGGGGCGCCATCCGAAGCGCGCCGTGGTGCTGGTGACGGACGGCATCGACAACGCCTCGACCATCGAGCCGGCCCTCGCCCGGCAGATGGTTCAGAAAGCCCGCCTGCCGGTGTACGTCATCGGCCTGGGGGAGGACTCGGCGGCGGTCGAGGGCTCCTATGCACAACTTCTCCAGCGCCTCGCCCGCACCACCGGCGGACGCTACTTTGCGGCTGCCGCGCCGACGGATGTCGCCCGCGCCGCCTCGACGGTGGTCAACGAGCTGCGCAGCCAGTTCGTCCTCGGATTCCGGGCGCAAAGCAGCGAGGCGCCGGCCTTCCGCGCAATCCGCGTAAGGGTCAAGGGCGGCGCCCGCTCCGTCGAACACCGCAAGGGATATCGCGGAGGCCCTCCGGCGCGCCGCTGA
- a CDS encoding OmpA family protein: MRNMMILALLLAVTATGCATKKFVRDEVSSNTQPISSRVDDVEGQVEENQTRIGELDRKNEALGTEVDGVSKTAQDALTRAEEAGKLAEGKFLFETVLSDDKVRFGFESSKLSDEAKAAIDEFVGALKEQNQNVYIEIQGHTDSTGSESYNERLGLERAEAVRNYLSREHGVALHRMNVISYGEASPVADNSSRDGRAQNRRVSLVVLQ; this comes from the coding sequence ATGCGAAATATGATGATCCTTGCGCTGCTGCTCGCCGTGACGGCGACCGGTTGCGCCACCAAGAAGTTCGTTCGCGACGAAGTGTCCTCGAACACCCAGCCGATTTCGAGTCGGGTCGACGATGTCGAAGGTCAGGTGGAAGAGAACCAGACCCGCATCGGCGAACTCGACCGCAAGAACGAGGCTTTGGGCACCGAGGTCGATGGCGTGTCGAAGACCGCCCAGGACGCGCTGACGCGCGCCGAAGAGGCCGGCAAGCTCGCCGAAGGCAAATTCCTCTTCGAGACGGTTCTTTCCGACGACAAGGTGCGCTTCGGTTTCGAGAGTTCCAAGCTGAGCGACGAGGCGAAGGCCGCCATCGACGAGTTCGTCGGCGCCCTCAAGGAGCAGAATCAGAACGTCTACATCGAGATCCAGGGTCACACGGACTCGACCGGCAGCGAGAGCTACAACGAGCGCCTCGGCCTGGAGCGCGCCGAAGCGGTGCGCAACTACCTCTCCCGCGAGCACGGCGTGGCGCTGCACCGGATGAATGTCATCTCCTACGGAGAGGCGTCGCCGGTGGCCGACAACAGCAGCCGCGACGGCCGCGCCCAGAACCGCCGCGTTTCGCTGGTGGTGCTGCAGTAG
- a CDS encoding TlpA disulfide reductase family protein: MKTRLSLPTIAVVLLTLTFALVQGCGGPSYSPPAPQSDLVGGPAPDFLLPSLDGPTIGPASYAGQVVILEFWATWCVPCHKQAEILREIYDDLKSDDVAVIAVGLGEDESTVREFVVQSPFPYAVVYDEPDDLTYELGIMALPMMMVIGPDGTVTHFEPGVHEADEIRELVAEAKA, from the coding sequence ATGAAAACTCGCCTCTCTCTCCCGACCATCGCCGTCGTTCTCCTCACCCTCACCTTCGCCCTGGTCCAAGGTTGCGGCGGTCCGTCCTACTCCCCGCCCGCACCTCAGTCCGATCTCGTCGGCGGCCCCGCGCCGGACTTCTTGCTGCCGAGCCTCGACGGTCCGACCATCGGACCGGCGTCCTATGCCGGCCAGGTGGTGATCCTCGAATTCTGGGCCACCTGGTGCGTGCCTTGCCACAAGCAGGCGGAGATCCTCCGCGAGATCTACGACGACCTTAAATCCGACGATGTCGCGGTGATCGCGGTGGGGTTGGGGGAGGACGAATCGACGGTGCGGGAATTCGTCGTCCAGAGCCCCTTTCCCTACGCGGTGGTCTACGACGAGCCCGACGACCTGACCTACGAACTCGGCATCATGGCCCTGCCGATGATGATGGTGATCGGGCCCGACGGCACCGTCACCCACTTCGAGCCGGGAGTGCACGAGGCGGACGAGATCCGCGAGCTGGTGGCCGAGGCGAAGGCCTAG
- a CDS encoding vitamin B12-dependent ribonucleotide reductase — MATEPTIQSHNPNNQTSQPMAERTSAGLVFERRFTEPGVDPFDAIEWHVRDAVIGNEKGETVFEQKDVEVPKFWSQTATNVVVSKYFRGQLDTPQRESSVKQMIGRVVDTMTHWGREGGYFASEADADTFHAELKHILVNQYACFNSPVWFNVGIEEQPQCSACFINSVADTMDSILTLARTEGMLFKFGSGTGSNLSSLRSSKEHLAGGGTASGPVSFMKGFDAFAGVIKSGGKTRRAAKMVILDIDHPDIIEFIQCKEIEEKKAWALIESGYDGSFNVPGGAYDSISYQNANHSVRVTDEFMQAVEDDGEWTTRAVTGERQPMDSYSARELMKMISEAAWVCGDPGMQYDTQINDWHTCANTDRIYSSNPCSEYMFLNDTACNLASLNLMKFYDEDTGFDAETFSHTCEVIISAMEIIVDNASYPTPQIAENSHLYRPLGIGYANLGALLMARGLPYDSAAGRDYAAAITALMSGSAYAQSGRVAAVQGPFAGFELNREPMMRVMRKHRDAVSDIDTAHVPITLVQAAKQAWDQTIELGDGAGLRNSQISVLAPTGTIAFMMDCDTTGVEPDIALVKYRKLVGGGMIKIVNNTVPKALKRLGYDKEDIRSIVEYIDENDTIEGADMLEDEHLSIFDCAFKAANGQRSIHYMGHIKMLAAVQPFISGAISKTVNLPEESTPEDLQEAYMEGWRLGLKAVAIYRDNSKRSQPLSTKQDEADTKVVAKAVRRKLPSEREAITHKFQVGDHKGYITVGLYENGMPGEIFLTMAKEGSTISGLMDAFATAISIALQYGVPLQTLVDKFSHTRFEPSGFTRNPEIPIAKSVTDYIFRWLASKFLGHEQKVAAGVVLREEAPVLTSDAQAALDAVEEAETAVQVATAETDTSGSVTKVAFLYQQDAPPCTECGSIMVRNGSCYKCNNCGSTSGCS, encoded by the coding sequence ATGGCGACGGAGCCGACCATCCAGTCACACAACCCGAATAACCAGACGAGCCAACCCATGGCCGAGCGCACCTCCGCCGGCCTGGTCTTCGAGCGCCGCTTCACCGAGCCCGGAGTCGATCCCTTCGACGCCATCGAATGGCACGTCCGCGATGCCGTGATCGGCAACGAGAAGGGCGAGACGGTGTTTGAACAGAAGGACGTCGAGGTTCCGAAGTTTTGGTCTCAAACGGCCACCAACGTGGTGGTGAGCAAGTATTTCCGCGGCCAACTCGACACCCCCCAGCGCGAGTCGAGCGTCAAGCAGATGATCGGCCGGGTGGTCGACACCATGACCCACTGGGGCCGCGAGGGCGGCTACTTCGCCAGCGAGGCGGACGCCGACACCTTCCACGCCGAACTCAAGCACATCCTGGTCAACCAGTACGCCTGCTTCAACTCGCCGGTGTGGTTCAACGTCGGCATCGAAGAGCAGCCGCAGTGCTCGGCCTGCTTCATCAACTCCGTGGCCGACACGATGGACTCGATCCTCACCCTCGCCCGCACCGAGGGCATGCTGTTCAAGTTTGGCTCCGGTACCGGCTCCAATCTGTCGAGTCTGCGTTCCTCGAAGGAGCATCTGGCCGGCGGCGGTACGGCGTCCGGACCGGTGTCCTTCATGAAGGGCTTTGACGCCTTCGCCGGCGTCATCAAGAGCGGCGGCAAGACCCGCCGCGCCGCCAAGATGGTGATCCTCGACATCGACCACCCGGACATCATCGAGTTCATCCAGTGCAAGGAGATCGAGGAGAAGAAGGCCTGGGCCTTGATCGAGTCCGGCTATGACGGCTCCTTCAACGTGCCCGGTGGCGCCTACGACTCGATCTCCTACCAGAACGCCAACCACTCGGTGCGGGTGACCGACGAGTTTATGCAGGCGGTGGAGGACGATGGTGAGTGGACCACCCGCGCCGTCACCGGCGAGCGCCAGCCGATGGACTCCTACTCCGCTCGCGAACTGATGAAGATGATCTCCGAGGCGGCCTGGGTGTGCGGCGATCCGGGGATGCAGTACGACACCCAGATCAACGACTGGCACACCTGCGCCAACACCGACCGCATCTACTCGAGCAACCCGTGCAGCGAGTACATGTTCCTGAACGACACGGCGTGCAACCTGGCGTCTTTGAACCTGATGAAGTTCTACGACGAGGACACCGGCTTCGACGCCGAGACCTTCAGCCACACCTGCGAGGTGATCATTTCGGCGATGGAGATCATCGTCGACAACGCCAGCTACCCGACGCCGCAGATCGCCGAGAACTCGCACCTCTATCGGCCCCTGGGCATCGGCTACGCCAACCTGGGCGCTCTGCTGATGGCCCGCGGCCTGCCCTACGACTCCGCTGCCGGGCGCGACTACGCAGCGGCGATCACCGCCCTGATGTCCGGCTCGGCCTACGCCCAATCCGGTCGGGTGGCGGCGGTGCAGGGGCCCTTTGCCGGCTTCGAGCTGAACCGCGAGCCGATGATGCGGGTGATGCGCAAGCACCGCGACGCGGTGTCGGACATCGACACCGCCCACGTGCCGATCACGCTGGTGCAGGCGGCCAAGCAGGCGTGGGATCAGACCATCGAGCTGGGCGACGGCGCCGGCCTGCGCAACAGCCAGATCTCGGTGTTGGCGCCGACCGGCACCATCGCCTTCATGATGGATTGCGACACCACCGGCGTCGAGCCGGACATCGCTCTGGTCAAGTACCGCAAGCTGGTCGGTGGCGGCATGATCAAGATCGTCAACAACACCGTGCCGAAGGCTTTGAAGCGTCTGGGCTACGACAAGGAAGACATTCGCTCGATCGTCGAGTACATCGACGAGAACGACACCATCGAAGGCGCCGACATGCTCGAGGACGAGCACTTGTCGATCTTCGACTGCGCTTTCAAGGCGGCCAACGGCCAGCGCTCGATTCACTACATGGGGCACATCAAGATGCTGGCGGCGGTGCAGCCGTTCATCTCCGGCGCCATCAGCAAGACCGTCAACCTGCCGGAGGAGTCCACACCGGAGGACCTGCAGGAGGCCTACATGGAGGGCTGGCGACTGGGCTTGAAGGCCGTCGCCATTTATCGCGACAACTCCAAGCGCAGCCAGCCGCTGTCGACCAAGCAGGACGAGGCCGACACCAAGGTCGTCGCCAAGGCGGTGCGGCGCAAGCTGCCGAGTGAGCGCGAGGCGATCACCCACAAGTTCCAGGTGGGCGACCACAAGGGCTACATCACCGTCGGCCTGTACGAAAACGGCATGCCGGGGGAGATCTTCCTGACCATGGCGAAGGAAGGCTCGACCATTTCCGGCCTGATGGACGCCTTCGCGACGGCCATCTCCATTGCTCTGCAGTACGGCGTGCCGCTCCAGACGCTGGTCGACAAGTTCAGCCACACGCGCTTCGAGCCGTCGGGCTTCACCCGCAACCCGGAGATTCCGATCGCCAAGTCCGTCACCGACTACATCTTCCGCTGGTTGGCCTCGAAGTTCCTTGGCCACGAGCAGAAGGTGGCGGCCGGGGTGGTGCTGCGGGAAGAGGCTCCGGTGTTGACTAGCGACGCCCAGGCGGCGCTGGACGCGGTGGAAGAGGCCGAGACGGCGGTGCAGGTCGCGACCGCCGAGACGGACACTTCCGGCAGCGTCACCAAGGTGGCGTTCTTGTACCAGCAGGACGCCCCGCCGTGCACCGAGTGCGGTTCGATCATGGTGCGCAACGGGAGCTGCTACAAGTGCAACAACTGCGGGTCGACGAGCGGCTGCAGCTAG